The Hymenobacter chitinivorans DSM 11115 genome window below encodes:
- a CDS encoding DUF4249 domain-containing protein has product MIFPFSLLRIARGQTSRRGGLLGAVALLLGLLSGCIEDYSPDVPRSKTQFLVVDGFINTQGPTTIKLSRSTNLNQNTAPVVETKAQVAIEDATSVRALLTETAPGTYVSASQQLVPGRNYRLTIKTSAGRTYASALTAAKVTPPIDKLSWKADNAGVDIYVDTHDESGQTGFYRWEYDETWAFTSAFNSELQYANQVISPRQENIYSCWDTQSGGVIRINSTTGLSQDVVRGFPMAQVPRNSIKLRLRYSILAHQYALSQEEYQYWETLRKNTETLGTPFDPLPSQVQGNVHCLQDATEPVLGFVGVTSMTEKRLFISRPELPDEWRFLDTNYLACTAPDTLWIFRGDYTIAEFFGNASYRIPIAPLIHNGRVDAYTAYTPECVDCRVHGTNVKPSFW; this is encoded by the coding sequence ATGATATTTCCTTTTTCTCTTCTGCGAATAGCGCGCGGGCAAACCAGCCGGCGGGGCGGCTTGCTGGGGGCCGTAGCCCTGCTGCTAGGGCTGCTTAGCGGCTGCATTGAGGACTACTCGCCCGATGTGCCGCGCAGCAAAACCCAGTTTCTGGTCGTCGACGGCTTCATCAATACCCAGGGCCCGACGACCATCAAACTCTCGCGCTCCACCAACCTGAACCAGAACACGGCGCCGGTGGTCGAAACCAAGGCTCAGGTAGCCATTGAAGACGCTACCAGCGTGCGGGCCCTGCTCACGGAAACGGCGCCGGGCACTTACGTATCGGCCAGCCAGCAGCTGGTACCGGGCCGCAATTACCGGCTTACCATCAAAACCAGCGCGGGCCGCACTTACGCTTCTGCGCTGACGGCGGCCAAAGTCACGCCACCCATCGACAAGCTCAGCTGGAAAGCCGATAACGCCGGCGTCGACATTTACGTGGATACCCACGACGAATCGGGCCAAACCGGTTTTTACCGCTGGGAATACGACGAAACCTGGGCCTTTACCTCCGCCTTCAACAGCGAACTACAATACGCCAACCAGGTCATTAGTCCGCGCCAGGAGAATATCTACAGCTGCTGGGACACCCAGTCCGGCGGCGTTATCCGCATCAACAGCACCACGGGTCTCAGCCAGGACGTGGTGCGGGGCTTTCCCATGGCCCAGGTGCCGCGCAACTCCATTAAGCTGCGGCTGCGCTACAGCATTCTGGCCCACCAGTACGCCCTGAGTCAGGAAGAATACCAGTACTGGGAAACGCTGCGCAAGAATACCGAAACCCTGGGCACGCCCTTCGACCCGCTGCCCAGCCAGGTGCAGGGCAACGTGCACTGCCTGCAGGACGCTACCGAACCCGTGCTGGGTTTTGTGGGCGTAACGTCGATGACCGAGAAGCGCCTCTTCATCAGCCGCCCCGAGCTGCCCGACGAGTGGCGCTTCCTGGATACCAACTACCTGGCCTGCACCGCCCCCGATACCCTTTGGATTTTCCGCGGCGACTACACCATTGCCGAGTTCTTTGGCAACGCCAGCTACCGGATTCCCATTGCCCCCCTGATTCACAACGGCCGGGTGGACGCCTACACCGCCTACACACCCGAGTGCGTGGACTGCCGCGTGCACGGCACCAATGTGAAGCCCTCCTTCTGGTAA
- a CDS encoding DUF4249 domain-containing protein — MLRPVLYLLQASALLAMLSGCIEDYTPEVKSSKTQFLVVDGFINTQGPTTIKLSRSANLAQTGGPVVERLAQVSIEDAAGNRTPLKETVPGTYVSADQQLVPGRNYRLTIKTGAGRQYVSAFTAAKVTPPIDAITWKASDAGVQLYVNTHDPAGATGYYRWIYDETWFFLSAYNSELEYVDGEIRPRKDNIYECWGTENPEIIQVGTTTGLTQDAVTDFPLTRVPRNSIKLRFRYSLRARQYALSQEEYKYWETLKKNTETLGTPFDPLPSQVQGNVHCLQDATEPVLGFVGATSLVEKRLFVNNNELPADWTFLDSNYLGCQYLADTTLLTKDEIFGYFSFIKRTPIAYVRGKTSFSGSTTDCVDCRVHGTNVKPSFW, encoded by the coding sequence ATGCTACGACCGGTGCTTTATCTGCTCCAAGCAAGTGCGCTGCTGGCGATGCTCAGCGGCTGCATCGAGGACTACACACCCGAGGTGAAGAGCAGCAAGACGCAGTTTCTGGTCGTCGACGGCTTTATTAACACCCAGGGCCCGACGACGATTAAGCTCTCCCGCTCGGCCAACCTGGCTCAGACTGGCGGGCCGGTGGTGGAAAGGCTGGCCCAGGTCAGCATCGAAGACGCGGCCGGCAACCGCACTCCGCTGAAAGAAACCGTGCCGGGCACCTACGTGTCGGCCGACCAGCAGCTGGTACCGGGCCGCAATTACCGGCTTACCATCAAAACCGGTGCGGGCCGCCAGTACGTCTCGGCCTTTACGGCCGCTAAGGTCACTCCGCCCATCGACGCCATTACCTGGAAAGCCAGCGACGCCGGCGTGCAGCTCTACGTCAACACCCACGACCCCGCCGGCGCTACGGGCTACTACCGCTGGATTTACGACGAAACCTGGTTTTTCTTGTCGGCCTACAATAGCGAGCTGGAATACGTGGACGGCGAAATCAGGCCGCGCAAAGACAACATCTACGAGTGCTGGGGAACTGAAAACCCCGAAATCATCCAGGTGGGGACGACTACCGGCCTGACCCAGGATGCGGTAACCGACTTTCCGCTGACCCGCGTGCCGCGGAACTCCATCAAGCTGCGGTTTCGCTACAGCCTGCGGGCCCGGCAGTACGCCCTGAGCCAGGAGGAATATAAGTACTGGGAGACCCTGAAGAAAAACACCGAAACCCTGGGTACCCCTTTCGACCCGCTGCCGAGCCAGGTGCAGGGCAACGTGCATTGCCTGCAGGACGCCACCGAGCCCGTGCTGGGCTTTGTGGGCGCAACGTCCCTGGTCGAAAAGCGCCTCTTCGTCAACAACAATGAGCTGCCCGCCGACTGGACTTTTCTGGATAGCAACTACCTCGGCTGCCAGTATCTGGCCGACACCACTCTTTTAACCAAAGACGAAATCTTCGGCTACTTCTCCTTTATTAAGCGCACCCCCATTGCCTACGTGCGCGGCAAGACGTCCTTCTCCGGCAGCACCACTGATTGTGTAGACTGCCGGGTGCACGGCACCAACGTGAAACCCTCCTTTTGGTAA
- a CDS encoding TonB-dependent receptor has translation MIHFTRLWLLLVCVVLAGPAVAQQAPGPMVSGTFSALSFEEFARAVEAQTPARFFFDPAALDSVKITLQVQNQPLKDVLALVGQHTRLHFALDSLNHVYVTVGAALPLSLPDAFFEPRSFVLVTAAPTAAESVPGAAPAKTRGSVSELKVYEIGRGEAAGGKATLAGHIRELKSGEPVIGATIYSEASKIGTSTDQFGFFSLTLPTGRHELRVRGIGIKNTRRQVQLRANGSLEIEVEEDITTLKEVVIEGEKDKNVSGMQMGLEKLDIRTMKQVPTAFGETDILRVVLTLPGVKSVGEGSTGLNVRGGSADQNLILFNNATVYNPSHLFGFFSAFNPDIIKSVELYKSAIPAKYGGRLSSVLDITTRDGNKKKLSGSAGIGPLTSRLTLEGPIIKDKSSFIISGRSSYSDWILHLLPSESFKQSSAGFYDVSAHISHEINENNTIYATGYLSNDRFQLASDTAYRYVNRSGSLKWRHNFSNKLYGVLSGSYSHYGYDVTSELNPSTASQLRYRINQGTAQADFSFFPNTRHTIDFGASTLLYNVAPGSLRPEGAESLVVPKLLDDERALESALYVSDRIDLSSRLSVSVGLRYSFFNALGPRQVYQYAPGLSKSESTIRDTVTYAKNQVLATYHGPEYRLSARFALSDNSSVKASYNRTRQYIHMLSNTASMSPTDIWKLSDSNIRPQVGDQYSIGFYRNFKSNTIETSVETYYKSMHDFVDYKSGATLLLNRHIETDIVNAEGKAYGVEVMVKKLTGKINGWVSYTYSRSLVQVNIATTSDMINGGNFYPSNFDKPHDVTLISNYRFSRRISTSLNFTYSTGRPITLPLVKYYIGTSTRVYYSERNAYRVPDYYRADLAMNLEGNHKVHKPFHSSWTVGVYNLTGRHNPYSIYFKSVNGQIKGYKLSIFAQPIPTVTYNIKF, from the coding sequence ATGATACATTTTACCCGACTATGGCTCTTACTGGTTTGCGTAGTGCTGGCGGGGCCCGCAGTGGCCCAGCAGGCGCCCGGGCCGATGGTGAGCGGCACCTTCAGCGCCCTGTCCTTCGAGGAGTTTGCCCGGGCCGTGGAGGCCCAGACCCCGGCCCGGTTCTTCTTCGACCCGGCCGCCCTCGACAGCGTGAAAATAACCCTGCAGGTACAAAACCAGCCCCTAAAGGACGTATTGGCGCTGGTCGGGCAGCACACCCGCCTGCACTTCGCCCTCGACTCGCTCAACCACGTCTACGTTACGGTGGGGGCGGCACTGCCGCTTTCCCTGCCCGACGCGTTTTTTGAGCCCCGCAGCTTCGTACTCGTTACGGCGGCGCCCACGGCGGCGGAGTCCGTGCCGGGCGCGGCGCCGGCCAAGACCCGGGGCAGCGTATCGGAGCTGAAGGTGTACGAAATCGGGCGGGGGGAAGCGGCCGGCGGCAAAGCTACGCTGGCGGGACACATCCGGGAGCTGAAATCGGGGGAGCCGGTGATTGGGGCCACCATTTACAGCGAGGCTTCCAAGATTGGGACCAGCACCGACCAGTTCGGCTTTTTCTCCTTGACCCTGCCCACCGGCCGCCACGAGTTGCGGGTACGCGGCATCGGCATCAAGAACACCCGCCGCCAGGTGCAGCTGCGGGCCAATGGCAGCCTTGAAATTGAGGTGGAGGAAGATATTACGACCCTCAAAGAAGTCGTCATCGAGGGCGAGAAGGACAAGAACGTGTCGGGAATGCAGATGGGCCTGGAAAAGCTCGATATCCGCACGATGAAGCAGGTACCCACGGCCTTTGGCGAAACCGATATTCTGCGGGTGGTGCTGACCTTGCCCGGGGTGAAATCGGTGGGCGAGGGCAGCACCGGGCTGAACGTGCGCGGGGGCTCGGCCGACCAGAACCTGATTCTGTTCAACAACGCCACGGTGTATAATCCCAGCCACCTGTTCGGCTTCTTTTCGGCCTTCAACCCCGATATTATCAAGAGCGTGGAGCTCTACAAAAGCGCCATTCCGGCCAAGTACGGCGGCCGCCTGTCCTCGGTGCTCGACATTACCACCCGCGACGGCAACAAGAAGAAACTCTCGGGCTCGGCCGGCATTGGGCCGCTCACCAGCCGCCTTACCCTGGAAGGGCCCATCATCAAGGACAAAAGCTCGTTTATCATCAGTGGCCGCAGCAGCTATTCCGACTGGATTCTGCACCTGCTGCCCAGTGAGAGTTTCAAGCAAAGCTCGGCGGGCTTCTACGACGTGAGTGCCCACATCAGCCACGAAATCAACGAGAACAACACGATTTACGCCACCGGCTACCTTAGCAACGACCGGTTTCAGCTGGCCTCCGACACGGCCTACCGCTACGTGAACCGCAGCGGCAGCCTGAAATGGCGGCACAACTTCAGCAACAAGCTCTACGGTGTGCTCAGCGGCAGCTACTCGCACTACGGCTACGACGTGACCAGTGAGCTGAACCCGAGCACGGCCTCGCAGCTGCGCTACCGCATCAATCAGGGCACTGCCCAGGCCGACTTCAGCTTTTTCCCCAACACCCGTCACACCATCGACTTCGGGGCCAGCACTCTGCTCTACAACGTGGCCCCAGGCAGCCTCCGGCCGGAGGGCGCCGAGTCGCTGGTGGTGCCCAAGCTGCTGGACGACGAGCGGGCCCTGGAAAGCGCCCTTTACGTATCGGACCGCATTGATTTGAGCTCCCGCCTGTCGGTGTCGGTGGGGCTGCGCTACTCCTTCTTCAACGCCCTGGGGCCGCGGCAGGTGTACCAGTACGCCCCGGGCCTGTCGAAGTCGGAAAGCACGATTCGGGACACGGTGACATACGCCAAAAACCAGGTACTGGCCACCTACCACGGCCCCGAGTACCGGCTCTCCGCCCGCTTTGCCCTGTCGGACAACTCCTCGGTGAAGGCCAGCTACAACCGCACCCGGCAGTACATCCACATGCTCTCGAACACGGCCTCGATGTCGCCGACCGACATCTGGAAGCTCAGCGACTCCAACATCCGGCCCCAGGTGGGCGACCAGTACTCCATCGGCTTCTACCGCAATTTCAAGAGCAACACGATTGAGACGTCGGTGGAGACTTACTACAAGTCCATGCACGACTTTGTGGACTACAAGAGCGGAGCCACGCTGCTGCTCAACCGCCACATCGAAACCGACATCGTGAATGCCGAGGGCAAGGCCTATGGCGTGGAGGTGATGGTGAAAAAGCTCACCGGCAAAATCAACGGCTGGGTGAGCTACACTTACTCCCGCTCCCTGGTGCAGGTCAACATTGCCACGACTTCCGACATGATTAACGGCGGCAATTTTTACCCCAGCAACTTCGACAAGCCCCACGACGTGACCCTGATTAGCAACTACCGCTTCAGTCGCCGCATCAGCACGTCCCTGAACTTTACCTACAGCACCGGCCGGCCCATTACCCTGCCCCTGGTGAAGTACTACATCGGGACCTCCACGCGGGTGTATTACTCGGAGCGCAACGCCTACCGCGTGCCCGACTACTACCGGGCCGACTTGGCCATGAACCTGGAAGGCAACCACAAGGTGCACAAGCCTTTCCACAGCTCCTGGACGGTGGGCGTCTACAACCTGACCGGCCGCCACAACCCGTATTCCATCTATTTCAAGTCGGTGAACGGGCAGATCAAGGGCTACAAGCTGTCCATCTTCGCTCAGCCCATCCCGACGGTTACCTACAACATCAAGTTTTAA
- a CDS encoding 3'-5' exonuclease family protein: protein MRYISLDLETTGGTPGRHQILELAAVVEDTKHLRPLPELPAFRRVVRHPDYTGTAGALALNARLLEELARKEPNPELCLPEELVPQLREFLLLHGFRPDKKDCLAVTLAGKNIGSFDVPFLRLLPGWGTLVRHEPALLDPAAFYLNWRKDTRLPTMSICKARARFADDTVAHQALADALDVVQLLRPFYELPVYQQVKTAEE, encoded by the coding sequence ATGCGCTACATTTCCCTCGACCTTGAGACCACCGGTGGTACGCCCGGCCGCCACCAGATTCTGGAGCTGGCCGCTGTTGTAGAAGACACCAAACACCTGCGGCCGTTGCCTGAGCTGCCCGCTTTTCGGCGGGTGGTGCGCCACCCCGACTACACCGGCACGGCTGGCGCCCTGGCCCTGAATGCTCGCCTGCTGGAGGAACTGGCCCGCAAAGAGCCCAACCCCGAGCTCTGCCTGCCCGAGGAGCTGGTACCTCAGCTGCGCGAGTTTCTGCTGCTCCACGGCTTCCGGCCCGACAAGAAAGACTGCCTGGCCGTAACGCTGGCGGGTAAGAATATCGGCTCCTTCGACGTGCCGTTTCTGCGCCTGCTGCCGGGTTGGGGCACGCTGGTACGCCACGAGCCCGCCCTGCTCGACCCGGCCGCGTTTTACCTGAACTGGCGCAAAGACACCCGCCTGCCCACAATGAGCATCTGCAAGGCCCGCGCCCGGTTCGCCGACGATACCGTGGCCCACCAAGCCCTGGCCGACGCCCTGGACGTGGTGCAGTTACTGCGGCCATTTTACGAGCTACCGGTGTATCAGCAGGTGAAAACGGCGGAAGAGTAG
- the pheS gene encoding phenylalanine--tRNA ligase subunit alpha, with protein sequence MQDQINRLRAEIEAYDLSAPDQLEQFRIAFTGRKGQLADLFDLLKTVPQEQRRAVGQELNQLKQLALDKFTQRQQELEAAAQNTPADPTFDYTLPVVPNALGTRHPLSLVREEMVRIFSRIGFNVAEGPEIEDDWHNFTALNFPENHPARDMQDTFFVTRNPADPTHDALLRTHTSTVQVRVMESQKPPIRSIMPGRVYRNEAISARAHMMFHQVEGIFIDEGVSFADLKQTVYYFVQEMFGQDINIRFRPSFFPFTEPSAEIDITCLICKGAGCNICKQTGWVEIGGCGMVDPNVLEQSGIDAEKYSGYAWGMGIERITMLKYQIKDLRLFTENDMRFLRQFEGVQ encoded by the coding sequence ATGCAGGACCAAATCAACCGCCTCCGCGCCGAAATTGAAGCGTACGACCTCTCCGCTCCCGACCAGCTGGAGCAGTTCCGCATTGCCTTCACCGGGCGGAAGGGGCAGCTGGCCGATTTGTTCGACCTTCTCAAAACCGTGCCCCAGGAGCAGCGCCGGGCCGTGGGCCAGGAGCTGAACCAGCTCAAGCAGCTGGCCCTCGACAAGTTCACCCAGCGCCAGCAGGAGCTCGAAGCCGCCGCCCAGAACACGCCCGCCGACCCCACGTTTGACTATACCCTGCCCGTGGTGCCCAACGCCCTGGGCACGCGCCACCCGCTGAGCCTGGTGCGCGAGGAAATGGTGCGCATCTTCTCCCGCATCGGCTTCAACGTGGCCGAAGGGCCCGAAATCGAGGACGACTGGCACAACTTCACGGCCCTTAACTTCCCCGAAAACCACCCGGCCCGCGACATGCAGGACACGTTCTTCGTGACCCGCAACCCCGCCGACCCAACCCACGACGCCCTGCTGCGCACTCATACTAGTACGGTGCAGGTGCGGGTGATGGAAAGCCAGAAGCCGCCCATCCGCAGCATCATGCCGGGCCGCGTGTACCGCAACGAGGCCATTTCGGCCCGGGCCCACATGATGTTCCACCAGGTGGAAGGCATCTTCATTGACGAGGGCGTGAGCTTTGCCGACCTGAAGCAGACGGTATATTACTTCGTGCAGGAAATGTTCGGCCAGGATATCAACATCCGCTTCCGCCCGTCCTTCTTCCCCTTCACCGAGCCCAGCGCCGAAATTGACATTACCTGCCTGATCTGCAAGGGCGCGGGCTGCAACATCTGCAAGCAAACCGGTTGGGTCGAAATCGGGGGCTGCGGCATGGTAGACCCCAACGTGCTGGAGCAGTCGGGCATCGACGCCGAGAAATACTCGGGCTACGCCTGGGGTATGGGCATCGAGCGGATTACGATGCTCAAATACCAGATTAAGGATCTGCGCTTGTTCACCGAAAACGATATGCGCTTCCTGCGTCAGTTCGAAGGCGTACAATAA